In Pan paniscus chromosome 1, NHGRI_mPanPan1-v2.0_pri, whole genome shotgun sequence, the DNA window CAGTGAGCCACTCAGTGAAGGAGTGGATTTTATCTCAGAACAGGCCTGGGGAGAGACCTGAGATTGCACATTTCTAACCAGTACCCCTCAGCACTTTGGAGTTATCTGgggagctttttttcttttttcttttttttttttttttgagatggagtcactctgctgcccaggctggagtgcagtggcacgatctcagctcactgcaagctctgtctcccaggttcacaccattctcctgcctcagccccccgagtagctgggactacaggcgcccgccacgcctggctaatttttttgtatttttagtagagacgggggtttcaccatgttagccaggatggtcttgatctcctgacctcatgatccgcccgcctcggtctcccaaagtgctgggattacaggcgtgagccaccgcgcccagccgggagCTTTTACAAAATAGGATACCTGGGCCCACCCCTCTAACCAAacgaatcagaatctctggggtgggGAGGTTGGGTTAAAAACTCACCAGATGATTCTAATGCACACCTGGTGTGAGGTTCGGAGCCAGACGgctatggattttctttttttttttttttgagacagagtctctctgttactcaggctggagtgcaatggcgtgatcttggctcactgcagcctccacctcccggattcaagcgattctcctgcctcaacctccggagcagctgtgattataggtgctcaccaccatgcccgactaatttttgtatttttagtagagatggggtttcaccatattggccaggctggtcttgaattcctagccccagcgatccacccaccttggcctcccaaaatgctgggattacaggggggagccaccatgcccggcctgtggcTACGGATTTGaattccagcaattccacttatttactgtgaccttgggcaagttacctctcctagccatatttttctttttttaaaattattgattttttaaaattaatgtattatTAGGAATGATACAGACTTTTGTTGTTAGTCCTAATAATTTGTCTTGCATTCTCAATGTAGATAATCATATAATTGATAAACAAGGACAGTGATCTTCctttataattattgtttctctaaattctttcccttctttctgtaATCATTTTTTGAACATTGCATTGACCATTACCTACATTTTACTGTTGATTAGAAGTCATAaaaggcatccttttcttgtctcTGACTCAATAGAAATGCtcaccattttctttattttttgagacagagtcttgctcttgttgcccaggctggagtgcaatggcgcaatcttggctcattgcaacctctgcctcctgggttcaagcaattctcctgcctcaccctcccgagtagctgagattacaggcgtgtgccaccacgcttggctaattttttgtatttttagtagaaacagggtttcaccgtgttagccaggctggtctcgaactcctgacctcaggtgatccacccgcctcagtctcccaaagtgctgggattgtaggcgtgagccactgcgcccggccaatgctCACCATTttcttacaggtttttttttttttttttgagacggagtcactctgccgcgatcttggctcactgcaagctccgcctctcaggttcacgccattctcctgcctcagcctcccaagtagctgggactacaggcgcccgctgccaccacactcggctaattttttttgcatttttagtagagacggggtttcaccatgttagccaggatggtctcaatctcctgacctcgtgatctgcccgcctcagcctctcaaagtgctgggattacaggcgtgagccaccacgcccagccttcttgtaagtttttttaaaaaattagagttggggtcttgctatgttgcccaagcaggtcagcagagctcttgggctcaagtgaagctcctgcctcagtctcctgagtagctagtaccACAGGTGTatcccactgcgcctggccatcctAGCCATATTTTTCCCATTCATAAAATGAGCATAAGTAATCCTTGGCTTGCAAGTTGGTGTGAGGATTCTATGAGACATGTGCGGGAAGCATCTGTGTCCACAGATACAAAAATTGCAGAGGTGGTCTGTGCTGGGAATTTTGTTTGAGAACCTGGTGGAGGTGAGTTGGCAACTGTACCCCCTACCCTGCTATAGCTGCCATCTGTGTGCTCCTGTCCACAGCAAGCAGGCAGCTGGTGTGGAAGAATGGCGGTGAGCCATTCAGTGAAGGAGCGGACCATCTCTGAGAACAGCCTCATCATCCTACTGCAGGGCCTCCAGGGCCGGGTAACCACTGTGGACCTGCGGGATGAGAGCGTGGCCCACGGGCGCATAGACAATGTCGATGCTTTCATGAACATCCGCCTGGCCAAAGTCACCTACACGGACCGTTGGGGGCATCAGGTCAAGCTGGATGACCTCTTTGTGACAGGCCGCAATGTCCGCTACGTCCACATCCCAGATGACGTGAACATCACCTCGACCATTGAGCAGCAGCTGCAGATTATCCATCGGGTGCGAAACTTTGGTGGCAAGGGCCAAGGCCGGTGGGAATTTCCCCCAAAAAACTGTAAGTGAGGCCCTCAGCAAGCCCTGGCCCCAACTCGGAGTCCTCCAGTGATCTCCGGAGCCAGCTCCCTGCCCTCACACCCTGTCTGGAACCCGAGAAGAAAGCAGGGCCAGGCCAGAAGCTGGTGTCCAACAGACACCACCTGTCAAAGCTGCCTTTCACAGGgttccacctcccagactcactCTGGGACCCAGAATCCTATCTGTGGCCTTGGGGTAGGTGACAATCCCCCTTTTTGATGATCTGAATCTCTGACTTATTGATTATGGAGCCTGTCAAGTAGTTTTCAACTCTCCCAGTGAGGATAATTAAACATGCTCAGCCTGAGCCACCTCTAAGTGTCTCCATTTCTCTTGCAGTTGTGTTCATTTTCTCATGAAACCCAACTTGGATACAAACAGGTCCGTGCCCCAGGCTTTCTCTTCTGTGTGCTGCGCTCCCAGACCGTCCTGTGTAGTCGGGGGCAGACTCAAgcttggctgcacattggaatcacctgtcCCACCCTCAGAGATTCATATTTCATTGGTATGGGGTATGGTCTGAGGGCTATGAGTTTTTTTAATTTCCCAGGCAATTCTAATATGTAGCAGTTTTAGAGTGGTAGGAGAGTACTTCAGTCTGGTCAGGTGGAAAATGGCTTTTCTATTCAGAGTCCTTGTTGAAGAGGCTGTTAGTCTCGTTGCTGTTTCCTGAAGCAGAGAGGTTGGAGTATCCTGGGCCCTCCTCCCCTGGGGTGTGGGAGCTCGGCACACACATTCCTGCACCTGTGGGAGCAGGAATTCCATCTCTAATCTGAGAGTTATTGGGTTCTCAGGGTTAGAACCCACATCCTTGTAGTAGCTGCCTTGTTGTCATTCTAGGCCTGCCACAGGCAAACAACCGTCTTAGTGAaagtggctcacttgaggtcaggagttcgagaccagcctggccaacatggtgaaaccccgtctctactaaaaatacaaaaaaaattagccaggcgtggtggtacacacctgtaatcacagctcctcaggaggctgaggtgggagaatcgcttgaattgaaccaggaggtggaggttgcagtgagccgagatcgcaccactgcactccagcctgggcaacagacggagacgccatctcaggaaaaaaaaaaaaaaaagaaagaaagtgactttCTTCTGTGGAACCAGAGAGTTTGAACTCATCAGATATCCACACCACACCTGCCATGTGCCAAGGCCTTCTGCTAAGCACAcatcatctttttgttttgttttgttttcaacagagacgaggtctcactatgttgcccatgctgtcttgaattcctgggctcaagccatcctcctgcctcagcctccctgagtggtaggattacaggcatgagccaccgggtcTGGCCAAGCACACATTATCAGGTGAGATTTGAACCTTTTTGCATAGGAGCTTATATCCTAGTGGGGGAGGtgatcaaagaaaacaaagatgaggCTGaacacagtggttcacgcctgtaatctcagtattttgagaggctgaggctgatggatcacttgagg includes these proteins:
- the LSM10 gene encoding U7 snRNA-associated Sm-like protein LSm10, whose translation is MAVSHSVKERTISENSLIILLQGLQGRVTTVDLRDESVAHGRIDNVDAFMNIRLAKVTYTDRWGHQVKLDDLFVTGRNVRYVHIPDDVNITSTIEQQLQIIHRVRNFGGKGQGRWEFPPKNCK